The Natrinema pellirubrum DSM 15624 region TCGGCTACTGGGACGAGGACGACTTCTTCTACGTCGTCGACCGCGAGAAACACATGATCGTCACGGGCGGGTACAACGTCTACCCGCGCGAAGTCGAGGAACTCCTCTTCGAACACGAGGACGTCGCCGACGCCGCCGTCGTCGGCGTGCCGGACGAGCGCCGCGGCGAGACGGTCAAAGCGTTCGTCGTGACGACGCCCGACGCCGAGGCGACGCCCGAGGAGATCAAGCAGTACTGCCTCGAGAACCTCGCGGAGTACAAACACCCCCGTGAGGTCGAGTTCGTGCAGGCACTGCCCCGGACCACGACCGGGAAGGTCCAGAAGTTCGAACTCCGTGGCGAAGGCGAAAACGACCAATAGACGGCTGAAACCCGCCCCGACAGCCTGATCGCGATCGGCCCGCCGCCGGCCGTCGACGGTTTCCATCGTGACCGACGATCCGGCAGTCGGGTTAACAACACCAACCGGGGATTGTATCCGAAGCTACTTTGTAAGACGAACCCAAGCAATCTATTATGACGTTCCAGCTGTCAGCCGAACACGAAGCGATCCGTGAGGCCGTCCGCGAGTTCGGGGAAAACGAGATGAAGCCGGTCGCGGAGGAACACGACCAGGAGGGGAAATACCCCGAGGAACTCCGCAAGAAGGCCGCCGAGTACGACTTCGTCGCGCCGAACATCCCGCTCGAGTACGACGGGGCCGGGATGGACAAGATCTCCTCGACGATCGTCACCGAGGAACTCTGGCGTGCCGACCCCGGGATCGGCTCCGCCGTCGGCTCGGCCGGCTTCGGGACGGACATGATCGTCGAGTTCGGTGACGAGTGGATGAAAGAGGAGTGGCTGCCCCAGATCGCCAACGGCGAGACCGCCTCCTGTTCGATGATCTCCGAGCCCGCCCACGGCTCGAACGTCGCCGGCATCGAGACGGTTGCCGAGAAGGACGGCGACGAGTACGTCCTCAACGGCAACAAGATGTGGATCACCAACGGGACCGTCGCCGACGTCGGCGTCTGCATGGCCAAGACCAGCCCCGGCGAGGGCCACAAGGGCATCACCGCCTTCCTCGTCGAGATGGACCGCGACGGCGTCTCGACCGACAAGATCAACAACAAGCTCGGGATCCGTGCCTCGGACCTCGCGGAAGTCGTCATCGACGACGTCCGCATCCCCGAGAAGAACGTCATCGGCGAAGTCGACAAGGGCTTCTACCAGCTGATGGAGTTCTTCGCCTCCGGCCGCACCAGCGTCGCCGCACAGGCTGTCGGTGCCGCTCAGGGCGCACTCGACGCCGCCATCGAGTACGCCAACCAGCGCGAGCAGTTCGACCAGAAGATCTCCGAGTTCCAGGCCATCCAGCACAAGATCGCCGAGATGGCCACCAAGGTCGAGGCCGCCCGCTCGCTGACCTACCGCGCCGCGACCCAGGTCGAGCAGAACAACCAGGACGTCGCCGCGCAGTACTCGAGCATGGCGAAGTACTTCGCGAGCGAGATCTCGGTCGAAGTCGCCGACGAGGGCATTCAGGTCCACGGCGGCTCGGGCTACGTCACGGACTACCCCGCCGAGCGCTACTACCGCGACGCCCGCATTACGAAGATCTACGAGGGCACCAGCGAGATCCAGAAGAACATCATCGCCGACCAGATCCTCTAGACCGGCACGACGATCGCGGATCCACGCCGTCTTTTTCGCGGTGGTTGCCGCCCGCCGAGAGGGCCGTCCCACGGCTCTCGAGGAACGATCAACCGAGTTGAAACGGGTTTTTCCGGCACGGAACCCGGAGAAGGACCGCAGACGGAACGGCGTCGTTACTGCTCCGGAACGCGGAACTCGACGGCCGCACCCTGCCCGTAGCCGACGCACATCGTCGAGAGCCCCAGCCCGCCGCCCCGGCGCTGGAGTTCGTGAATCAGCGTGACGGGCAGACGGGCACCCGACGCGCCGAGCGGATGGCCGATGGCGATCGCCCCGCCGTTGACGTTGAAGCTGTCGTCGTCGAAGCCGAGTTCGTCCCGGCAGTAGATCGTCTGGCTCGCGAAGGCCTCGTTGAGTTCCACGAGATCGTAGTCGTCGGCCGAGCGGCCGTTGCGCTCCCAGATTCCCCGCACCGCGGGGACCGGGCCGACACCCATGATCGTCGGATCGACGCCCGCGACGTTGTGGTCCTCGATCTCGGCCATGATCTCGAGGCCCTGCTCCTCGGCGAACGCCTTGCTCGTGATGAGGACGCCGGCAGCGCCGTCGGAGACCTGCGAGGCGTTGGCGGCGGTGACGGTACCTTCCTCGCGGAACGCTGGCGGAAGGCCGGCGATCTTCTCTTTGGTCGTGCCGGGGCGGAGCCCCTCGTCCTCCTCGACGAGGCCTGCCTCGGTCTCGATCGGGACGATCTCCGTGTCGAACTTGCCGTCCTCGGTCGCTTTACAGGCCCGCTGCTGGCTGCGCGCGCCGTACTCGTCCTGCTCCTCGCGGCCGATGTCGAACTCCTCGGCAACCTTCTCGGCGGTCTGGCCCATCGCGAGCCCGGCCGCGTCGTACTGCTCGGCGATGCCCGCGTAGGAGTCGATCCCCTTCCGGCGCTCGTTGCGAGACATGTTCTCGACGCCGCCGGCGACGATGACGTCGCGCTGGCCCGCCCTGACGGCGTCGCTGGCGCTCATGATCGCCTCCGCCGAGGAGGCACAGAGCCGGTCGATCGTGGTGCCGGGGACGCCCTCACCGAGATCGGACAGGAGGGCGATCACCCGCGCGATGTTGTTGCTCTGCTCGTTGACCTGCTTTGCACACCCCCACCGGATGTCGTCGACGTCCTCGCCGGTAAGGCCCGTCCGCTCGAGCATCTCGTCGACGAGCGGGACCGACAACTCCTCGCTGCCGGTCTCGGCGAAGACGCCACCGTGTTTCCCCTGTGGAGTTCTGACTGCCTGCACGACGACTGGCTGGCGATCGCTCATTGGTAACTGTTCCCTCTCGCTACAGCGGTAAAGACGCACCGTTCTGTACCGCGTCAGTACCCTGACGGCGAACCGCTAAGTAGCGGAGCCAATTGCATACCTGCTTACACAACAGCGTTGCAAGCAGTATATCGGTGGTTTCAGTTGCTACTAGAGGACATCGATGGGACGAGGTAACTGACGGGTTGGCTCGCGCAACCGGCAGCGATTTCCATAGTATGGGACGTAGAGTATAACCTGAGAAGAGTCGACACGACCCGACTAGTTTCCAGTTATTAGCTG contains the following coding sequences:
- a CDS encoding acyl-CoA dehydrogenase family protein is translated as MTFQLSAEHEAIREAVREFGENEMKPVAEEHDQEGKYPEELRKKAAEYDFVAPNIPLEYDGAGMDKISSTIVTEELWRADPGIGSAVGSAGFGTDMIVEFGDEWMKEEWLPQIANGETASCSMISEPAHGSNVAGIETVAEKDGDEYVLNGNKMWITNGTVADVGVCMAKTSPGEGHKGITAFLVEMDRDGVSTDKINNKLGIRASDLAEVVIDDVRIPEKNVIGEVDKGFYQLMEFFASGRTSVAAQAVGAAQGALDAAIEYANQREQFDQKISEFQAIQHKIAEMATKVEAARSLTYRAATQVEQNNQDVAAQYSSMAKYFASEISVEVADEGIQVHGGSGYVTDYPAERYYRDARITKIYEGTSEIQKNIIADQIL
- a CDS encoding thiolase family protein — its product is MSDRQPVVVQAVRTPQGKHGGVFAETGSEELSVPLVDEMLERTGLTGEDVDDIRWGCAKQVNEQSNNIARVIALLSDLGEGVPGTTIDRLCASSAEAIMSASDAVRAGQRDVIVAGGVENMSRNERRKGIDSYAGIAEQYDAAGLAMGQTAEKVAEEFDIGREEQDEYGARSQQRACKATEDGKFDTEIVPIETEAGLVEEDEGLRPGTTKEKIAGLPPAFREEGTVTAANASQVSDGAAGVLITSKAFAEEQGLEIMAEIEDHNVAGVDPTIMGVGPVPAVRGIWERNGRSADDYDLVELNEAFASQTIYCRDELGFDDDSFNVNGGAIAIGHPLGASGARLPVTLIHELQRRGGGLGLSTMCVGYGQGAAVEFRVPEQ